TTCTATATGGAGGATGCGCAAGGTGGTTTTTACTGGGTAGATAATTTGGTTCAATCTGCGGACGAAATGGAAAGAGAAGGTTATAAACATGCACAGGAGATTGCAGATAATGCCAAGGATGCCGTTATTAATAATTTTGTTGTAGATACTTATCGAAGATGTGACTTGGATCATCCTCCTCTACCAAAACCTGGGGATCCTCCTGACACTCGATATTATACAAATTATAATGACTATTATAACTATGCAACAAATTATGCTGATTCCTTTGCTTTAAGTTATAACAGTCAGTATGCAACATGCCGAGAAGATTGCGCGAATTTTGTCTCACAGGCAATGTTTGCCGGAGGTATTCCAATGGATAGTAC
The nucleotide sequence above comes from Caldisericum sp.. Encoded proteins:
- a CDS encoding amidase domain-containing protein, with product MEDAQGGFYWVDNLVQSADEMEREGYKHAQEIADNAKDAVINNFVVDTYRRCDLDHPPLPKPGDPPDTRYYTNYNDYYNYATNYADSFALSYNSQYATCREDCANFVSQAMFAGGIPMDSTHFVTNWWVVPPISSMDYSPWGYTLPVAQNYYTGLRAYMINRNYWAPSDVT